The window aaaaaaagtttgctAATAGATGTTTGACAATCTGTATATTAAATCTCACCAACATGTGGATAGTTTGACAGATGAAGTGGCTATGGACTGTGAAatggttggtgtcggtcaagGAACCAAAAGTGCTCTTGGACGAGTTACCTTGGTACACATCTCATAATCCATGTTCTTGAGgtgtatatatcatatatgtatctTCTTCTACGTGAAGGTCACTGATTATTTCACCATCCTATTGTCAGGTTAACAAATGGGGAAATGTTCTATACGATGAGTTTGTCCGTCCAGTGGAACGTGTTGTTGACTTTCGTACACATATTAGTGGGATTCGACCTCGAGATTTGAGGAAAGGTTGGTATTTCTTGAATCTGTCAACATTCTTGACCTTTGCTCCGCTGGAACTAAGGCTTTTAGGGTGCAAATAGATTGGATTTTCTACTAAACGGTTTGGAACTTTGATCTtaatttagcatttttttttaacctcagCCAAAGATTTCCGCGTTGCTCAGACCAAAGTAGCGGAGTTGATAAAGGGAAAGATTCTAGTGGGACACGCCTTGCACAACGATCTCAAGGTCTGTAGGTTTTACAAATCTTGAATCTGGTTTCTATACGAATGCAGAGTTTTAACGGAAATAAACTTTGTAACAGGCTTTGCTGCTAACACACCCCAAACAGGACATAAGGGACACAGCTGAGTATCAGCCCTTTCTCAAGTACTCACTCTCAGAGACCCCTGTCTTTTATGAGTTTTATCTAATTGATACTTGTCACACTTCTGCTTTCCCAAACTTCAAACCTTTGGCTTGTAACCTAATGAATCTGTAATCTTCCAAACAGGGGCAAACCAAGAAAGTCGTTGAAACATCTCACATCTGAAATTCTAGGAGCTGACATCCAAAATGGAGAGCACTGCCCTGTAAGTATATACATCTGAATATAAACAAACATCTTGACGTTTTGCATCTGCAAATATTTATCTCTCTTATTGTAACGGCAGATTGATGATGCACGAGCAGCTATGATGCTTTACCAGAAGCACAGACAAGAGTGGgagaaaaatgtgaaagacCAGACACGGATGTGGCTGAAACAAACGAAACGTAAGCCTAAGAAGAAAGTAAAACAAGGGAACGCTTCCACCAATGACAGTCCACTTGTTTGAATCAATCAGCGAAAGCAAACATGACTAAACAGAAACCAAGAATCGCTGAAAAGTTTTggtctttttcctttcttttgatTGTTGTCGGCATCAGGCGCACACAAATGTACTATCTTGTTGTGTACAAGTTCATCACAATGTTATACCATATTGATATTAGCTCATGTATTATTGTTAAACGAAACAATACATTTTTGGAGGTTCTGAAGTTAAGCAAGTTGTTCAGATTTGTATACCCGTTTACGTTCTCCGGTTTGATTGTCCGTTAGGTTTgttgaaatcaaaatttctaTTCTCAGTCTCACTCGGACTCTCGGAGCCATTGGGAGAAGAATTTTGAAGAATGTTAGTTTTGGTTCGGTGTAAGCAATTGAAGAATGTAGCGGTTTGTCTCACTAAATTTACGGTAAAATCGGTTCGGTTTGTAATAAACcggttaattaattaaaatcacaGGTTGGTTGCATGTACAGTCAAGTAAACAAACCCGCTCTGCGGACGCAAATGCTGCCACGTCTTAGATTTCCGTTTCTGTGTAAAcaagaaaacctaaaaaatagaagaagctAGCAGATTCTCGcatcaacgaagaagaagacgagtaAATTGGTTTCCATAGACGACGGAGAAATGCGAGTGATGAGATCATTGCGCAGTAATTCCGGTTCTGGATTTGTTTTCCGGCCGGCGAGGTTAAGCTCTCTCCGGAGCGTCTTTACCGGCTGCCGTGCTGTGATGTTGCCTCGCTTTGGCGGTCCGGAGGTTTTCGAGCTCCGGGAGAATGTTCCGGTGCCGAATCTCAATCCGAATGAGGTTCTTGTTCGAGCGAAAGCTGTCTCCGTCAATCCTCTTGATTGCAGAGTGAGTGTGTTATCTGCTTGATCCGTTTTGATTTCATCTGATTAGTTGGCATTAAGATATAATCGAAGATTACCGTAATTAGAAATTAGGATTGGTTTGATCGTTTAGCTTGGATCTCTTGCATATGCGTATGAAACGGAAGATGTAAAAGGAGAAGCTTGAGGTGGTGTAGATGTCTCCCATTGATGATAATATTAGTATGAAGAGTTGTGAGATTGATTTGTATGATCATTCAGCTGCTATGGTATCAAGTTTTATGATGAGAAATTCTATTGATTTCAGATACGAGCTGGATATGGACGTTCTGTATTCGAGCCGCATCTACCTATTATAGTTGGACGCGATATCAGTGGTGAAGTTGCAGCAATTGGAAACTCAGTTAAGTCATTAAAAGTAGGACAAGAAGTTTTTGGTGCATTGCATCCTACAGCGTTGAGAGGTACTTACACTGACTATGGAATTCTTTCGGAGGAAGAACTCACGGAAAAGCCTTCATCAGTTTCTCATGTGGTAACTGGGAAGATCTAGATACCCTTGAATCTctctatatttgcttttatttttcgATTGATTGTATATCTTTTATAAGCTATTCTTTTGTTTGTCTCTTGTAGGAAGCAAGTGCCATTCCTTTTGCAGCGTTGACTGCTTGGCGTGCTTTGAAGAGTAATGCTCGGATAACTGAAGGGTATGTTATTGTCTATTTGGTGGCGAGAAGCTGATACTAATTCACTTTTCAACATTCACACGTATTCTGTCATGTTATATTTGTACTATTGTGGACTCAGCATCGTTTCTTACAATGTGTCTCTTTGCAGGCAAAGACTATTAGtttttggaggaggaggagcagtAGGTTTTTCTGCAATCCAGCTTGCAGTAGCCTCTGGATGTCATGTGACAGCCTCTTGTGTGGGTCAGACTAAAGACAGAATACTGGCAGCTGGTGCCGAGCAAGCTGTTGACTACACAGCCGAGGTAATTACATGAGTTGTGTAGTTATCTGTTCGTCCAAAGCAGATCCATGATGATCTTATTCTGACTCCTGAACCTGGACCTGTTTCATATACAGGACATTGAGTTGGCGGTAAAAGGAAATTTTGACGCTGTCTTGGATACTATTGGTGGGCCTGAAACAGAAAGAATAGGTATTAACTTCTTGAGGAAGGGTGGAAGCTATATGACTCTCCAGGTATATAGAATTCTTCTGTTTTTGCTTTACAAGCTGCAGCTACCTTGGTTGCTTAGGTTTTGGATCTTGTTAAACATAAGTGGTTTTTAAATCTTTTGCATTTATCTTTCGAAGGGTGAGGCTGCAGCTTTGACTGATAAATACGGTTTTGTGGTTGGGCTTCCGCTCGCAACTTCActcttgatgaagaagaagatacaatatCAGTATTCTCATGGAATAGGTATATGATAGATCCTGATTACTCTCTTTGATTTTTAAGGAACTATTCTGATAATAAGACATGTCTCATTGAGTGGAAAGAAAAGGCTAATGTGATAAAATCTGATTGTGATGAAAAAATCAGACTATTGGTGGACGTATATGAGGGCTGATCCTGAAGGTCTAGCTGAGATTCAGCGGTTAGTTGGAGCCGGAAAGCTAAAGATACCTGTGGAGAAAACATTTCCAGTAACCGATGTTGCAGCCGCTCATGAAGCCAAGGAAAAGAAGCAGATTCCGGGTAAGGTGGTTCTAGAGTTCtgaactatatatacatagtagCAGCAATAATAACATCTGCATAGTTCTCTAGCAGTTGTTCTTTCTAGAGTTTACACGCAGAGAAAAACAAGtgtttgtttgacaaaaaaaaaaaaaatgtttttgcgTCTGGAGTTTTCTGTAAATGAGATCTATCAGGCTTAGATTCAGATCAAGAACTTGAAGTTTCTGTATAGACTTTCCAAAAGGGTTCGTTTTTTATTGGGACTTCGTGTCGCAACTGGCAGTAAAACCGAAAGTAATGAGAATTGTTTAgaaagattttgttgttgttgttgttgtcatctATTGTTTAGAGTCATACAACTAAAAGTAGTtccaataaacaaaacaatcacaTTTTGATGCTCTTCTAGATTATTGAAGGGtggttttgaaaagaaattgaaaCTGTTACTTGCAACAATAATTGGAACAGAAACGTAGAGTTAAATCCGAGATCTAATAATAAGTTGATATGGTATAACTATGCACTATAAGATAACGTATATGTGACCTCAATTAAATAAGGCATACATAATTGCTAAATGTGTCACACCATGCCAATGGTTGATCACACTGAACGAACAAAtcctacaaaatcaaaatccaaccTCATATGCAAATAGCATTCTTTGTTTATTAGTACTTGATTTAAAGTAGGTCTTAAAGATCTCCGAACAAGTAATAAGTTACTCCATTAGTTAGAAAAAAAGGTGTCGACGTGTCATTAAAAGCATAATATGCAGTTAAATTAACTTGATAAATGTATGTTTTGTCTGGTTCTCGTCCTTTAAtggtctctctcttctctgccagatcaacaaaacaactaaatcCTTTTAACGCGCCATGATACGCGTGTCGTTCACACTTCTCACCTGACCTAAGTGGGACAAgaaccttctctttctttccaagTCTTCGAAACNtttttttttttttttttttttttgattttaatgttaAGATAAGTCTtcgaaacttttttctttttttttttctttctgggaaATGTTATTGCCAAGTCTTCGAAAACGATAGATACCTTCTtcgtttctttaatttcttcgaTATACCTACAGCAAAGAACATACTATATCTACATGCTTATTATTTTTGGGGGACCAATGAgcacatgtgtatatatatcatcatattAATTGTCAGTAAAATCACGTAGACACCTTTCCATCTATGTAATCAATTTggcatttattatatatatattattgtatccAACAATGTTGATGCTTATGAAAAAGGGGATTGTTACATCTTATCTTATACCAGAGTCAATCATAGtaacatatattataatctaaattttgtaggattttttttttccataacatAATTTCTACATagggaaacaaaaaattaaaatggcCGAACGAAGTATggatttttttagtatttgcTATATATGGGGTTTGTTTGTAGAAGAAGTAGTAGAGTATTATTAGTCTAgttgtaaaattattaaataaaaagtagGAAGCGTTAGATTAAAAGCATGTTAATGCAAATGTAAAGTGGTCCTCTTTATTAGTATTAGTACTCTTCTTTTATTAGGTCTGGtcaaactctttttcttcttctctatacgACTGCCACATCATAAAAACCTATCTTCAATTCCTTATTATTGTGACCGTTACTTCGCGGTTCACGCGCGTTTTTTCTTACCCGCGTGATTTTTATTCACGCTATTTACCTTCTTTTGTGATTTATATGTAAATGGATCAACCTaacttgattttaaaaaaagataaattaaatgaTTATTTAAGGGTGTATTTTAAGTATAAAAGTGAAGCGTAAGTGTTTAATATCAAgaagttttagatttttattgttCAAAAGTTTTAGATATTTGATGCTTACAAAGTTTTGAAttagaagatattttaaatttgaatttgatagtTTTTTACTAATCGGTCTAAGTAAAACGTGTATGTATTCCTAGATCAGTGAAAAAGAGTCAAACTGTGCAAGTTCGAGAATCTCAATAAAAACAGAATTTGGTATTTGTACCTATCGACAAAAATGCAACACAAAAGTTTCGAATAATATGAAACATATTTGTTACGAGGCTGATCTATCCATCTGAAAATTTTAACTCCATGGCTTCTGAATTGTAAATTGTATGATTAGTTAAGAGTAGAATAGTCATGTCTCTAATAATTAGGTCATACTCACATTCGGAACAACATAAATGATAAAGAAGCTAGTAGGTCCGACTCCTTTAAGTGCTTCAAAAAGCGACACGACGTCCCTTGGTTTTCATgcacaagaaaatgaaaaaagaagtaaaagtgAGAATATCACGAgcttaaaaactcaaaactaataATAACCTAAGCTTGAATGTATCTTTACAAAAAtggttataattaaaataagaaaaagaacaacGGCCATATCGAATCATTACCCTATCTCACGGTACTCCGATCACGTGCAAGCTTTGGCTTCTCTACTATTCTATGgtgcttttatatttttaatactaaataactttttaactttatttaattttatcatcaatATTATCTCTGTGCTATATTTGTCTTCGACCGTTTTTAGCCCAAACCATGTGACGATTTCCGGTATACTGTTTTATCAttatgaaaaaaggaaaatgaataaaaaagctATGTCCCCCTTAATTgggtttattcttttttaagtttttttaaaaaataattaagttcaCTCTCTCCATAAAGCTTGTTCTTTGTGGTTTTTGGCTATACTAAAAACTTGAAATGATCAGTAAATAAAAACCTCATCCATAAAATGATTATAGTttcaaacataaacacaacCAGAACAGAAGATTCTAAAATATCTTAGAGGAGATCTGAACACTTGACTTTACTAAttcattttgaattttatgttaCATAAAAATTTACACATTTTGTGTAAAAGCATCATCCACTTGTCGTCATAAAATACCATTCCAAGATCCCTCCAATCTCTACATGCATATAAGTCCAATAAAAATCTTAGCCACGagaaaaagaaatccaaaattttttgaatttcacAATCTTTTTCCAAATGAAAGAAATACTCCacaaaagtttgtgtttttatttccaccaaaaaagatccaaaagctaaaaaaaaaaaaaaaaaaaaNaaagaaaaggaaagagagattacaaaaacaatacaaGCAAAATATACAAGAGACATGCGTGTCtgagtgtttgtgtttttgggaAAGCCAATACCTTTAGGCTTTAGTGTGCACACACACATGTGTGTATCCCACAGAGTGTACGAACCcccttttcttgttctttttttaactCATTTCACTCTCATCATGGGCCACCCCTTACTACAACACTCTCTCTTTCACCATCCACAACAATTACCCAATTCACCCCTTCCTCCTTATCAACTACACATGCCACAACCAAACCCAAGCCATTACCATCATTGGCATTacctaaaagaagaaagaaaaaaaatctaaattgagATTTGTATTAGTCAATCCAATAGATTAGATTTAGGAAGAAGGAATCTTACTCCTCCTAAGTCCTAACCAGATCGAGGGGTATTTTAGTAAATTCTCAAAGGATCCCTAACTCTCTCGATTCCGTTACACTCTCAAAAATTTATCTATCTATGGTGAtagctactactactactactactattacactcttcttcttcttcttcttcttctcctcactGTAAAAAAAACCAATGGCGGAAACTGAAAGACCCCACCGTTCTTCAAGTATtaacagcagcagcaacaacaacaacaatgcttcttcttcttcttcttcaaccgaTCTATTCATTTGTTTCACATctcgcttctcttcttcttcttccatgcgTCTCTCTTCTAAATCCATCCATAGTCCAGCTCGTTCCGCTTGTCTCACCACTTCTCTCAGCCGTCGTCTCCGTACCAGCGGTAGTTTGAAGAACGCTTCAGCTGGAGTTTTGAACTCTCCGATGTTTGGTGCTAATAATAGTGGAGGAGGACGCAAGAGATCTGGATCTGGTTACGAGAAtagcaacaataacaacaacaacaacatagagCCGTCGTCTCCTAAGGTTACGTGTATTGGTCAGGTTAGGGTGAAGACTAGGAAACatgtcaagaagaagatgagagctAGATCTAGGAGGAAAGGAGGTGAGACTAGTTTCAGAAGATCGGCCGATCAAAACGACGGTGGTAGTGGAAGcggtagtggtggtggtggatgtCGTTTTGATGCGACTGAGAATCGCTGGGTTCATCTTCCGGTGACTATATGTGAGTCGTTGAGATCGTTTGGTTCCGAGCTCAACTGTTTCTTCCCGTGTAGATCTTCGTGTATGGAGAACAGTCATGGTGATGGGAGGCGGCGAGTTGAGAGTAACAACGAAGGTTGCGGCGGCGGAGGGGGAAAGTCGTGTGGTGCGGTGTTTACGAGGTGGTTTGTAGCGGTGGAGGAGACGTCGTCGggagggaagagaagagagattgagcttGTGGTTGGTGGAGAAGACGAAGTTGAGGAAGATAGACGGAGGAGTCGTCGGAGACATGTGTTCGAGGGGCTTGATTTGAGTGAGATTGAGATGAAGacggagaagaaagagagaggagaagttGGACGGATGAGTATATGTTCTCCGCCGAAGAACGCTTTGCTGTTGATGAGGTGTAGATCCGATCCGGTTAAGGTGGCGGCGTTAGCTAACCGGGTTCGAGAAAGACAGTTGTCGTTAAACGACGGCGTTtacagaggaggaagagaagaggaggaagatgatgagagaagaagaaagtttgaGCTGGAGATTGAAGATAAGAAACGGATCGACTTGTGTGACAAATGGATTTCTGGGGAAACTAAtgtcgagagagaagaagctgaagcagaAGCAGAGGTGGTTCCTCTGGTTTCAAATCCAgttacagaggaagaagaaagagtccAAGTTCTTGAAGATTCGATTGTGGAAGCACAAGAAGAAGGTTCGAAAAGCTTGGAGGTTGATTCgtatgaggaagaagaaatcgaagctACGATATTGAAGAACATTGAAGATGATATCAGAAACGCCATAGAAGAAGAGGAGCACATGGCTGAGATGGTTGATGAGGAAGAATTAGCTGCGGTGGCTGAggttgaggaggaggaagaagaagaagaaagcaaagaggttgaggaggaggaagaagaagaagaaagcaaagaggTTGCTGATGCTGTCTCTGTAACAAGAGAAAACGAGGAAAGATCCGAACAAGGAAACAGAGAACCCGACCCGAGTCCAGAAGTGGTGATGAGAGGAGGAAGTCAACTCGAGAAGACGACGGCGACGCCGTATAAGGTGTTACCGGATTGTTTGCTGTTAATGATGTGTGAACCAAAGCTATCGATGGAAGTTTCCAAGGAGACTTGGGTTTGCAGTACAGATTTCGTCAGATGTCTACCAGGAAGACCTCCGGCGAAGAAGATACCACCAGAAGCCACcggagataataataataataatcatcatcatcaacaacccAAGAAGCGAATTGTCGCAGCCGTTGATTCCAACGCATCTTCTCGCCGGCGTTCAATCGATAAACCACCCTTACACCTACAGCCGCCACGGTCATCGTGTTCATACCCAGCAGCACCACCGATAATAACGGCGGCTGCGGCGGTTGGTGAGCA is drawn from Camelina sativa cultivar DH55 chromosome 1, Cs, whole genome shotgun sequence and contains these coding sequences:
- the LOC109124634 gene encoding reticulon-4-interacting protein 1, mitochondrial-like yields the protein MRVMRSLRSNSGSGFVFRPARLSSLRSVFTGCRAVMLPRFGGPEVFELRENVPVPNLNPNEVLVRAKAVSVNPLDCRIRAGYGRSVFEPHLPIIVGRDISGEVAAIGNSVKSLKVGQEVFGALHPTALRGTYTDYGILSEEELTEKPSSVSHVEASAIPFAALTAWRALKSNARITEGQRLLVFGGGGAVGFSAIQLAVASGCHVTASCVGQTKDRILAAGAEQAVDYTAEDIELAVKGNFDAVLDTIGGPETERIGINFLRKGGSYMTLQGEAAALTDKYGFVVGLPLATSLLMKKKIQYQYSHGIDYWWTYMRADPEGLAEIQRLVGAGKLKIPVEKTFPVTDVAAAHEAKEKKQIPGKVVLEF
- the LOC104779777 gene encoding RNA exonuclease 4, which produces MSSSDLNRKQKTKKTNTKPVQLNPNWSLLQQKLKSDYHGNKGNTRKSFSNDSPDNPSSILGKRKERPDSEVDVPKIDPLTPVNDDSSLTDEVAMDCEMVGVGQGTKSALGRVTLVNKWGNVLYDEFVRPVERVVDFRTHISGIRPRDLRKAKDFRVAQTKVAELIKGKILVGHALHNDLKALLLTHPKQDIRDTAEYQPFLKGKPRKSLKHLTSEILGADIQNGEHCPIDDARAAMMLYQKHRQEWEKNVKDQTRMWLKQTKRKPKKKVKQGNASTNDSPLV
- the LOC104779793 gene encoding serine/threonine-protein kinase pakA-like: MAETERPHRSSSINSSSNNNNNASSSSSSTDLFICFTSRFSSSSSMRLSSKSIHSPARSACLTTSLSRRLRTSGSLKNASAGVLNSPMFGANNSGGGRKRSGSGYENSNNNNNNNIEPSSPKVTCIGQVRVKTRKHVKKKMRARSRRKGGETSFRRSADQNDGGSGSGSGGGGCRFDATENRWVHLPVTICESLRSFGSELNCFFPCRSSCMENSHGDGRRRVESNNEGCGGGGGKSCGAVFTRWFVAVEETSSGGKRREIELVVGGEDEVEEDRRRSRRRHVFEGLDLSEIEMKTEKKERGEVGRMSICSPPKNALLLMRCRSDPVKVAALANRVRERQLSLNDGVYRGGREEEEDDERRRKFELEIEDKKRIDLCDKWISGETNVEREEAEAEAEVVPLVSNPVTEEEERVQVLEDSIVEAQEEGSKSLEVDSYEEEEIEATILKNIEDDIRNAIEEEEHMAEMVDEEELAAVAEVEEEEEEEESKEVEEEEEEEESKEVADAVSVTRENEERSEQGNREPDPSPEVVMRGGSQLEKTTATPYKVLPDCLLLMMCEPKLSMEVSKETWVCSTDFVRCLPGRPPAKKIPPEATGDNNNNNHHHQQPKKRIVAAVDSNASSRRRSIDKPPLHLQPPRSSCSYPAAPPIITAAAAVGEQKVAGANKAYEPPVLPRCKSEPRKSASKLAPEACFWKNRKLEPHPQASVGVGAAGVGF